The following coding sequences are from one Helicoverpa zea isolate HzStark_Cry1AcR chromosome 4, ilHelZeax1.1, whole genome shotgun sequence window:
- the LOC124629702 gene encoding uncharacterized protein LOC124629702 — translation MARDVSASESSRAPSAASLLRDSDIVSTDLSDTESQMSETSGVTTRQTRKRAFFKRGSEGSSDAAENPAKRAVLQADLEQPARRCRAKASHGASSVLYADHTVEEMELMALEDQMEIYEVASKASNLKGTLQKALKCRAASLLGIVKELAQRTTSEETRQLQAKVDRLQKEVSALHARVAEPTSRPEGMSEGPGPMPPSSNLEDIIRKVVMEERAFTRACLAGIEDRLLPEKRLRPPLAADKAPGRMPIAPGPSTAPAQAMPQVLKTTKGKGKGKKTSPAPTAPTVPPEPVREDPMLPSTTPSNQPWIKVVPRKQKGKKSAPEPPAAKPAVSADKRRKLAPPPRTAAVLVTLTPEAAERGETYESVLRRARANVDPAELGAGRVTCRKTQTGARIFEFSGAQRGTKADLFATKLREAISDTAKVVRAVKCVTLEVTDLDDSVTQEEVVAAVAAAGGCPVASVKGRAIRPGRRGMGTMRLECPVVVAKALLAKGRLPVGLSSGGVRVLEDAPMRCFKCLGIGHTRPLCPSTAERGELCFRCGKEGHRLATCEAANTHCAVCAASGRPANHVMAGRECRPPQKKGKPQAPVRPAAAAATETPVPVPATEGSAMNTD, via the coding sequence ATGGCTCGAGATGTTTCGGCATCAGAGAGCAGCCGCGCACCATCCGCGGCCAGTCTCTTGAGGGATAGTGACATCGTGTCGACCGATTTGTCCGACACGGAGTCACAAATGAGTGAAACGAGCGGCGTTACAACCCGCCAGACGAGGAAGAGGGCCTTCTTCAAGCGCGGCTCCGAAGGCTCATCAGACGCAGCTGAGAATCCGGCGAAGCGGGCGGTTTTACAAGCCGATTTGGAACAGCCAGCGCGAAGATGCAGAGCCAAGGCCAGCCACGGCGCCTCCAGTGTCCTCTACGCGGACCACACAGTGGAGGAAATGGAGCTCATGGCTCTGGAAGATCAGATGGAGATCTACGAGGTAGCCTCCAAGGCCTCCAACTTGAAGGGGACCTTACAGAAGGCCCTGAAATGCCGGGCAGCGAGCTTGCTCGGCATTGTTAAGGAATTGGCGCAGCGCACCACCTCCGAGGAGACGCGGCAACTGCAGGCGAAGGTGGATCGCCTGCAGAAAGAGGTGTCCGCGCTGCACGCGCGCGTTGCCGAGCCCACGTCTCGGCCCGAGGGGATGTCGGAAGGTCCAGGACCTATGCCTCCCTCCTCCAACCTTGAGGATATTATCCGCAAGGTAGTCATGGAGGAGAGGGCCTTCACCAGGGCCTGTCTCGCCGGCATCGAGGACCGGCTCCTACCGGAGAAGCGACTACGCCCTCCACTCGCGGCAGATAAGGCACCCGGACGGATGCCCATCGCACCGGGGCCCTCAACGGCCCCAGCCCAAGCTATGCCCCAGGTGCTAAAGACCACCAAGGGCAAAGGAAAGGGCAAGAAGACGTCACCGGCCCCGACTGCTCCGACGGTCCCTCCGGAACCAGTGAGGGAAGACCCAATGCTGCCCTCCACCACCCCTTCCAACCAGCCTTGGATTAAGGTGGTACCAAGGAAGCAGAAAGGGAAAAAGTCGGCTCCTGAGCCCCCTGCAGCCAAGCCTGCAGTTTCAGCGGACAAGAGGAGGAAGCTCGCTCCTCCTCCAAGAACTGCAGCCGTGTTAGTGACATTGACCCCAGAGGCAGCGGAACGAGGGGAGACATATGAGTCCGTGCTGCGGCGGGCTCGTGCAAACGTCGACCCTGCGGAACTCGGAGCTGGCAGGGTCACGTGCCGGAAAACCCAAACAGGGGCCCGAATCTTCGAGTTCTCGGGGGCCCAACGCGGCACCAAGGCGGACCTCTTCGCGACGAAGCTCCGAGAGGCTATCTCGGATACGGCCAAGGTCGTGAGAGCCGTCAAATGTGTGACCCTTGAGGTGACCGACCTCGACGACTCGGTCACTCAAGAGGAGGTGGTGGCAGCAGTTGCGGCAGCGGGGGGCTGCCCTGTCGCATCCGTCAAGGGCCGAGCCATTAGACCTGGCCGTAGGGGCATGGGCACTATGAGATTAGAGTGCCCGGTCGTAGTTGCCAAGGCGCTTCTGGCTAAGGGTCGCCTCCCAGTCGGGCTTAGCTcgggtggggtccgagtgctcgaGGATGCGCCGATGCGCTGTTTCAAGTGCCTCGGCATCGGGCACACCCGGCCTCTCTGCCCGTCCACTGCCGAGCGTGGGGAATTATGCTTCCGCTGCGGAAAAGAGGGGCACAGGTTGGCCACCTGCGAGGCTGCCAACACGCATTGCGCAGTATGCGCTGCCAGTGGTCGTCCAGCTAACCACGTGATGGCGGGCAGGGAATGCCGTCCGCCACAAAAGAAGGGCAAACCGCAGGCACCGGTGCGGCCTGCCGCTGCCGCCGCCACTGAAACTCCAGTTCCAGTGCCGGCCACCGAGGGAAGCGCGATGAACACCGACTGA